Proteins from a single region of Candidatus Methylomirabilota bacterium:
- a CDS encoding ATP-binding cassette domain-containing protein: MSAAMAVASPLVELRDIHKSFGQNHVLRGVSLGLNKGTILAVMGGSGTGKTVLLRIAAGLVRPDSGEVRLFGTRTDRMREESMLSLRRRTGFVFQGAALFDSLSVFENVAYALREHTRMSLGEITDRVHHFLSLVGLPDTDDLLPAELSGGMRKRVGIARALVMEPEVVFFDEPTAGLDPTNARLVAQLIAQLRTGVCDTAIVVTHDVEFAELVADQMAILLHGRFADMGTPAEIHRSPDPDVRRFLTGELREI, translated from the coding sequence GTGAGCGCCGCGATGGCCGTCGCCTCGCCTCTCGTCGAGCTGCGCGACATCCACAAGTCGTTCGGGCAGAACCACGTCCTGCGCGGCGTGAGCCTCGGCCTGAACAAGGGCACGATCCTGGCCGTGATGGGGGGCAGTGGCACCGGCAAGACCGTCCTGCTCCGGATCGCGGCGGGGCTCGTCCGCCCGGACAGCGGCGAGGTGCGCCTCTTCGGCACCCGCACCGATCGGATGCGCGAGGAGTCGATGCTGTCGCTGCGCCGGCGCACCGGCTTCGTGTTCCAGGGTGCCGCGCTCTTCGACTCGCTGTCCGTCTTCGAGAACGTGGCCTACGCGCTCCGCGAGCACACCCGGATGTCGCTGGGCGAGATCACCGATCGCGTGCACCACTTCCTCTCGCTGGTCGGCCTGCCCGACACCGACGACCTCCTGCCCGCCGAGCTGAGCGGCGGCATGCGCAAGCGGGTGGGCATCGCGCGAGCCCTCGTGATGGAGCCGGAGGTGGTGTTCTTCGACGAGCCCACCGCGGGGCTCGATCCGACGAACGCGCGGCTGGTGGCCCAGCTGATCGCGCAGCTGCGCACCGGGGTGTGCGACACCGCGATCGTGGTCACCCACGACGTGGAGTTCGCGGAGCTCGTGGCCGACCAGATGGCGATCCTGCTCCACGGGCGGTTCGCCGACATGGGCACCCCCGCCGAGATCCATCGCTCCCCCGATCCGGACGTCCGGCGCTTCCTGACCGGCGAGCTGCGCGAGATCTAG
- a CDS encoding MlaD family protein: MADGRQFALQIRIGAFILAGLLVFVAIIYLLGAQARYFERKYDLIAEFTEVGGLMEGATVRLAGVQIGRVTGVVLPPEPGGKVRVTLTVARRYSDRIRRDSEVHIATQGLLGDKIIEISLGSPSAPPLQAGDMLASKESFEMQQMFKTGIETLQTVRELAASLKGTAERVDRIAKQVETGKGFVHTLVYGEPEALGRLNALLVRTQALLARAEQGDNAVGVMLSPESGKSVRALLAAMDALSRGAAKLESRDNLISALLYDPQYKAVADDLRAVAHNFRDVSERVAQGQGLLGQLTRDGADGQAGALGDATADFRVAMANLRAVTERLKAGEGTVGALLEDPTVYENLVQFLEGARRSYLLRSLIRSTIESGSQAGSGASGR; encoded by the coding sequence GTGGCCGACGGGCGGCAGTTCGCGCTGCAGATCCGGATCGGCGCCTTCATCCTGGCCGGCCTGCTCGTCTTCGTGGCCATCATCTATCTGCTGGGCGCGCAGGCGCGCTACTTCGAGCGCAAGTACGACCTCATCGCCGAGTTCACCGAGGTGGGTGGGCTCATGGAAGGCGCCACGGTTCGCCTGGCCGGCGTGCAGATCGGGCGGGTGACCGGCGTCGTGCTGCCCCCCGAGCCCGGCGGCAAGGTGCGGGTGACGCTCACGGTGGCCCGCCGGTACTCCGACCGCATCCGCCGCGACTCCGAGGTCCACATCGCCACCCAGGGCCTGCTGGGCGACAAGATCATCGAGATCTCCCTCGGCTCGCCCTCGGCGCCCCCGCTGCAGGCGGGCGACATGCTGGCCTCGAAGGAATCGTTCGAGATGCAGCAGATGTTCAAGACGGGCATCGAGACCTTGCAGACGGTCCGGGAGCTGGCCGCGAGCCTCAAGGGCACCGCGGAGCGGGTCGATCGCATCGCCAAGCAGGTCGAGACCGGCAAGGGATTCGTCCACACCCTGGTCTACGGCGAGCCGGAAGCGCTCGGCCGACTCAACGCGCTCCTCGTGCGGACTCAGGCGCTGCTGGCACGTGCCGAGCAGGGCGACAACGCGGTCGGCGTGATGCTCTCGCCGGAGAGCGGCAAATCGGTGCGCGCGCTGCTGGCCGCGATGGACGCGCTGAGCCGCGGCGCCGCCAAGCTCGAGTCCCGCGACAACCTGATCTCCGCGCTGCTCTACGACCCGCAGTACAAGGCGGTGGCGGACGACCTGCGCGCGGTGGCGCACAACTTCCGGGACGTCTCGGAGCGGGTGGCCCAGGGGCAGGGGCTCCTCGGTCAGCTCACCCGCGACGGCGCCGACGGTCAGGCCGGGGCCCTCGGCGACGCCACCGCCGACTTCCGCGTCGCGATGGCGAATCTGCGCGCGGTCACGGAGCGACTCAAGGCGGGCGAGGGCACGGTGGGCGCGCTGCTCGAGGATCCGACGGTATACGAGAACCTCGTGCAGTTCCTCGAAGGCGCCCGGCGCAGCTATCTCCTCCGGTCGCTCATCCGGTCGACGATCGAGTCGGGCAGCCAGGCCGGATCCGGGGCGAGCGGCCGCTGA
- the radA gene encoding DNA repair protein RadA encodes MARERSVYRCQECGLAAPKPGTCPDCARVGTYVQLVEERPAPARGSARPGVTSTRPLPLGDIRVDGDGHRTSSGMAELDRVLGGGVVTGSLVLIGGDPGIGKSTLLLQVSGALAGRAGPVLYVSGEESAGQVKLRADRLGAPPAGLYFVAETDLQAVEAHVATLNPKVLIVDSIQTVYMPGLESAPGSVSQVRECGARLMALAKGRGIATFLVGHVTKEGAIAGPRVLEHLVDTVLYFEGEQHHAYRVLRAVKNRFGSTNEIGVFEMGHRGLTEVANPSGFFLAERPKDAAGSVVVASLEGTRPLLVEIQALVTPAGFGTPRRTVLGADYNRVCLLLAVLEKRVGFPLQSQDAFVNVAGGAKALEPAADLGLVLAAASSYLDRPLRGDLVVLGEVGLAGEVRAVTGLETRLKEAAALGFTAAVVPQSTLGSVAGQPLDVQGVGTVDEAVKVLLGP; translated from the coding sequence ATGGCGCGCGAGCGGTCGGTCTATCGCTGCCAGGAGTGCGGCCTCGCCGCGCCCAAGCCGGGCACGTGTCCGGATTGCGCGCGGGTGGGCACGTACGTGCAGCTGGTCGAGGAGCGCCCGGCGCCCGCCCGGGGCAGCGCGCGCCCCGGCGTGACGTCCACCCGGCCCCTGCCGCTCGGGGACATCCGCGTGGACGGCGACGGCCACCGGACCTCGAGCGGCATGGCGGAGCTCGATCGGGTGCTGGGCGGGGGCGTGGTCACGGGATCGCTGGTGCTGATCGGCGGCGACCCGGGCATCGGCAAGTCGACCCTGCTCCTCCAGGTCAGCGGCGCCCTGGCCGGCCGGGCCGGCCCCGTGCTGTACGTGTCCGGCGAGGAATCCGCGGGGCAGGTGAAGCTTCGCGCCGACCGGCTCGGGGCGCCGCCGGCCGGCCTCTACTTCGTCGCGGAGACCGATCTCCAGGCCGTCGAGGCCCACGTCGCCACGCTGAATCCGAAGGTGCTGATCGTCGATTCGATCCAGACGGTCTACATGCCCGGCCTCGAGTCGGCGCCCGGTAGCGTGAGCCAGGTCCGCGAGTGCGGCGCCCGGCTCATGGCCCTGGCCAAGGGCCGGGGCATCGCCACCTTCCTGGTCGGACACGTGACCAAGGAGGGAGCTATCGCGGGACCCCGGGTGCTCGAGCACCTGGTGGATACCGTGCTCTACTTCGAGGGCGAGCAGCACCATGCTTACCGGGTGCTCCGCGCGGTGAAGAACCGGTTCGGATCCACCAACGAGATCGGGGTCTTCGAGATGGGGCACCGGGGCCTGACCGAGGTCGCCAACCCCTCGGGCTTCTTCCTGGCGGAGCGTCCCAAGGACGCCGCCGGCTCGGTGGTCGTGGCCAGCCTCGAAGGGACCCGCCCCCTGCTGGTCGAGATCCAGGCCCTGGTGACCCCGGCCGGGTTCGGAACCCCCCGCCGTACTGTGCTTGGCGCCGACTACAATCGCGTATGCTTGCTGCTGGCTGTGCTGGAGAAGCGGGTGGGCTTCCCGCTGCAGTCGCAGGACGCCTTCGTCAACGTTGCCGGAGGCGCGAAGGCGTTGGAGCCGGCCGCGGACCTGGGCCTGGTGCTGGCCGCGGCGTCCAGCTATCTGGACCGGCCGCTCCGCGGTGATCTGGTCGTGCTCGGCGAGGTGGGGCTGGCCGGGGAAGTACGGGCGGTGACCGGCCTCGAGACGCGGCTCAAGGAGGCCGCGGCGCTGGGCTTCACCGCCGCGGTGGTGCCGCAGAGCACGCTCGGGAGCGTGGCCGGCCAGCCGCTGGACGTCCAGGGTGTGGGCACGGTCGACGAGGCGGTGAAAGTCCTACTGGGGCCGTGA
- a CDS encoding PIN domain-containing protein, whose protein sequence is MRIGILIVRVLVLTAATAAGFALAHGLGLHAPSNLFLAGAGFLAGVLVVLLEWQARRVPVDRLFWGAIGAMLGIVLGLGLGTALEAVVPGAGALGRGLFALLLGYLGATVTLHKRDELEDMSVKLFPKTAVRQEGDKILDTSVIIDGRIVDVCQTGFLAGTLLVPQFVLRELQQIADSADALKRNRGKRGFDVLQRLQRVPRVTVRIDEVDFPQVREVDRKLIELARATGGKIVTNDYNLNRVAELSGVSVLNINELANALKPVVLPGEPLHVHIVKEGKESNQGVAYLDDGTMVVVEHGKRLIGQTVDVTVTTIYQTAAGRMIFARQRDEEQVAR, encoded by the coding sequence ATGCGAATCGGCATTCTGATCGTGCGGGTGCTGGTGTTGACGGCCGCCACCGCGGCCGGCTTCGCGCTGGCGCACGGGCTGGGGCTGCACGCGCCCAGCAACCTCTTCCTGGCCGGCGCCGGCTTCCTGGCCGGTGTGCTGGTGGTGCTGCTCGAGTGGCAGGCCCGTCGCGTCCCGGTGGACCGGCTCTTCTGGGGCGCCATCGGCGCCATGCTCGGCATCGTCCTCGGCCTGGGCCTCGGCACCGCGCTGGAGGCGGTGGTGCCGGGCGCGGGCGCCCTCGGCCGCGGACTCTTCGCGTTGCTGCTCGGCTATCTGGGCGCGACGGTGACGCTGCACAAGCGGGACGAGCTCGAGGACATGTCGGTCAAGCTCTTCCCGAAGACCGCGGTGCGCCAGGAGGGCGACAAGATCCTCGACACCTCCGTGATCATCGACGGGCGCATCGTGGACGTCTGCCAGACCGGGTTCCTGGCCGGCACCCTGCTGGTGCCGCAGTTCGTGCTGCGCGAGCTGCAGCAGATCGCCGACTCCGCCGACGCGCTCAAGCGCAACCGCGGCAAGCGCGGGTTCGACGTGCTGCAGCGGCTGCAGCGCGTGCCGCGCGTGACCGTCCGCATCGACGAGGTGGATTTCCCGCAGGTGCGGGAGGTGGACCGGAAGCTGATCGAGCTGGCCCGGGCCACCGGCGGCAAGATCGTCACCAACGACTACAACCTGAATCGGGTCGCCGAGCTGTCGGGCGTGTCGGTGCTCAACATCAACGAGCTGGCCAACGCGTTGAAGCCGGTGGTGTTGCCCGGCGAGCCGCTGCACGTGCACATCGTCAAGGAAGGCAAGGAGTCCAACCAGGGCGTCGCCTACCTCGACGACGGCACCATGGTAGTGGTCGAGCACGGCAAGCGGCTCATCGGCCAGACCGTCGACGTGACGGTGACCACCATCTACCAGACCGCGGCCGGCCGGATGATCTTCGCCCGCCAGCGCGACGAGGAGCAGGTCGCGCGGTGA
- the ispD gene encoding 2-C-methyl-D-erythritol 4-phosphate cytidylyltransferase has protein sequence MTYAIVPAGGVGSRMGSPRPKQYLRLGRAPILVATLRALARTPGLAGIVVAVPEAHVAATRRLLARQRVPKILDVVAGGADRQESVWRALQRVPERARWVVVHDGVRPFIAGGLVARVRTAAAGGAATCGMPVRETVKRVRAGAVEATIDRDGLWTTQTPQVFTRALLWEAHEKARRDGFAGTDDAMLVERLGTTVAMVPGLEQNLKITTREDLRTARGWARPRRRA, from the coding sequence GTGACCTACGCCATCGTCCCCGCGGGAGGCGTCGGCTCCCGCATGGGTTCCCCTCGGCCCAAGCAATACCTCCGCCTCGGACGGGCGCCGATCCTGGTGGCCACGCTGCGCGCCCTCGCGCGCACGCCGGGCCTGGCCGGCATCGTGGTGGCGGTGCCCGAGGCCCACGTGGCGGCGACGCGCCGGCTCCTCGCCCGGCAGCGGGTGCCGAAGATCCTCGATGTGGTGGCCGGCGGCGCGGACCGGCAGGAGTCGGTGTGGCGGGCGCTGCAGCGGGTGCCCGAGCGCGCGCGCTGGGTCGTGGTCCACGACGGGGTGCGGCCGTTCATCGCCGGCGGCCTCGTGGCGCGCGTGCGGACGGCGGCCGCCGGCGGGGCGGCCACCTGCGGCATGCCGGTGCGTGAGACGGTCAAGCGCGTGCGCGCCGGCGCCGTCGAGGCGACCATCGACCGCGACGGGCTGTGGACCACGCAGACGCCGCAGGTCTTTACCCGTGCGCTACTCTGGGAGGCCCACGAAAAGGCGCGGCGGGACGGTTTCGCGGGGACCGATGACGCGATGCTGGTGGAGCGGCTCGGGACGACGGTGGCGATGGTGCCGGGGCTCGAGCAGAACCTCAAGATCACGACACGGGAGGATCTCCGGACGGCCCGCGGCTGGGCCAGGCCCCGCCGCCGGGCATGA
- the ispF gene encoding 2-C-methyl-D-erythritol 2,4-cyclodiphosphate synthase, translating into MTAVRSGLGFDLHPLVDGRPLVLGGVTVPSERGLGGHSDADVLTHAVCEALLGSLALGDLGRLFPDTDPRYKGASSLGLLRAVMELISSKGARVINVDATVICQAPRLAAHLPEMARQIATAMSLGVEQVSVKAKSPEHLGLLGRGEGIAAMAVVSVEAR; encoded by the coding sequence ATGACCGCGGTCCGGTCCGGGCTCGGCTTCGACCTGCACCCGCTGGTCGACGGGCGGCCCCTCGTGCTCGGTGGCGTGACGGTGCCGTCCGAGCGTGGGCTGGGCGGCCACTCGGACGCGGACGTGCTCACTCACGCGGTCTGCGAGGCCCTGCTGGGCTCGCTCGCGCTCGGCGATCTCGGGCGGCTGTTCCCCGACACCGATCCGCGCTACAAAGGAGCCTCGAGCCTCGGCCTGCTGCGGGCGGTGATGGAGCTGATCTCCAGCAAGGGAGCGCGCGTGATCAATGTGGATGCGACGGTGATCTGCCAGGCCCCACGCCTGGCCGCCCATCTGCCCGAGATGGCCCGGCAGATCGCGACCGCGATGAGCCTGGGCGTGGAGCAGGTGAGCGTGAAGGCCAAGAGTCCGGAGCACCTGGGCCTGCTCGGGCGCGGCGAGGGCATCGCCGCGATGGCGGTGGTGAGCGTGGAGGCCCGATGA